GGGCGGCCGGCTGGTCGTGCTGCCGACGGTCAGCTGGAGCCGGGACGAGTACGCCGCACTGGGCGTGCCGTTCGAGGAGCGCGGCCGGATCCTCGACGAGCAGCTCGAGGTCCTGGCCAAGGCGTGGGGCCCCTACCCGATCAGCCACGCCGGACCCCGCTTCCCGTTCACCGACATCTGGCTCGAACCAGGTGCGTCCACCTCGGAGGGGCCGCCGTTCTGGTTCGGCGGGCAGGGCATGCACCCACCGTTGATCCGTCGCCTGGTCCGCTACGGCAAGGGCCTCAACCCGTTCGGACCGTTGTCGGACGACGACCTGCGCTCGCTGGAAGCGGCGATGTCCGAGGCCGGGCGTGACCTCGCCGAACTGGAGAAAGTGGGCGGGATCCGGGCCACGTTCCGCGGGTCCGATGACGTGGCGGACCTCGACGTTGCGCTGGCCGACCTGCCCCGACAGGTGGAGCAGGGGTTCACCACGGTCTGCTTCAAGCCGGCGATGTTCTGCCGGACGGTCAAGGACCTACCCGACCTGTGTCGTCGTCTCGCGGATGCGGGCCGCAGCCTCGGCTGAGCGCGGATGGCTGCAACGAGGCCCCGGGTGCGATCACCCGGGGCCTCGTCACGCAGGCAAGATGTCAGGTCACGTGACGAGGTCGGCGATCGCGTCCTCGTTCTCCTCGGTCAATCGGATCTTGCCGACAATGGTGCCCACCACGAACATCACGAACGGCGAGACCACGAGGATCCACCCGGTGGTGTTCAGGCCCCACGGCTGCGTGCTCGGGTCCACGCCCGCCTTCACCGTCCCCGCCAGCAGCCCGAACCGGGAGGCCAGCAGCCACAGGCCGACCAGGAGCCCCCCGATGGACAGCAGCGGAGCCATCACCGAGGCCCAGACCGAGACCTCGCCCTGGCGCCGCGAGAAGAAGGCGATCACGGCGATCGAGACGAGGATCTCGACGAAGACGATGGCGAGCACCGCCAGCCCGGAGAACCAGTAGAACAGCGTGAGAACAGGGTCACGACCCTGCACGGCGAAGTCCACGATGACGAGCAGAGTGATGACCGAGGTCGTCAGGGTCGCCGTCAGCGGAGCACCCCGGCCGTTCACCCGGTCCAGCGC
This genomic window from Nocardioides cynanchi contains:
- a CDS encoding TIGR03619 family F420-dependent LLM class oxidoreductase, with protein sequence MDLRWLMVLTENDALVDPRDLRGLVDLAVTAEANGVDGVMLSEHVLLGRDAGAAGRMANPRDYAAPGNQPPSYAWPSSLVLLSAIAQATERLRLVAGAIIAPLRHPLLLAKELGTLDLLSGGRLVVLPTVSWSRDEYAALGVPFEERGRILDEQLEVLAKAWGPYPISHAGPRFPFTDIWLEPGASTSEGPPFWFGGQGMHPPLIRRLVRYGKGLNPFGPLSDDDLRSLEAAMSEAGRDLAELEKVGGIRATFRGSDDVADLDVALADLPRQVEQGFTTVCFKPAMFCRTVKDLPDLCRRLADAGRSLG